A single Onychomys torridus unplaced genomic scaffold, mOncTor1.1, whole genome shotgun sequence DNA region contains:
- the LOC118576250 gene encoding acylcarnitine hydrolase-like: MVPPGVADILIEEYLGDSEDPEILLAQFKEMMEDFVFVAPALQVAHVQSPLAPVYFYEFQHSPSFLRDVRPPHVKADHGDEIFFVFGSSYWGSKFDFTEEEELLSRRIMKYWTNFARHGNPNSMDLPNWPVFNQDEQYLQLDFQPNVGYALKANRMQMFTKTLPQKIQQLKDVEKKHTEL; encoded by the exons ATGGTGCCTCCTGGTGTTGCTGACATTCTGATAGAGGAGTATTTGGGAGACAGTGAAGATCCTGAGATTCTCCTAGCACAGTTCAAGGAGATGATGGAAGACTTTGTATTTGTGGCCCCTGCCTTGCAAGTAGCACATGTTCAGA GTCCTCTTGCCCCCGTCTACTTCTATGagttccagcattcacccagcTTCTTAAGAGATGTCAGACCACCTCATGTGAAGGCTGACCATGGTGAtgagattttctttgtctttggatCCTCCTACTGGGGCAGCAAAt TTGACTTtactgaggaggaggagctgctgaGCAGGAGGATAATGAAGTACTGGACCAACTTTGCAAGACATGG GAACCCCAACAGCATGGACCTGCCCAACTGGCCTGTGTTTAACCAGGATGAACAGTACCTGCAGCTAGACTTCCAGCCTAATGTGGGATATGCTCTGAAGGCTAACAGGATGCAGATGTTTACCAAGACTCTTCCCCAGAAGATCCAGCAGCTGAAGGATGTTGAGAAGAAGCACACAGAGCTGTAG